One part of the Candidatus Omnitrophota bacterium genome encodes these proteins:
- the dnaN gene encoding DNA polymerase III subunit beta, which yields MKIRVKRKDLIEAVQALQNVVSTRVTLPVLANFLMETQKDTLVMIATDLDIGISKSIPVDVQEEGKITVPAKRFSEIIKELPEEGEINISVKKNNSIHITQETCFFKLMGIPAEEFPKIPKIEKEEDLILEQNELKKMLDLTIFAVSHDEARYILNGILFDFGDKVLNLVATDGRRLSLVNKEIEKTGSFQMIVPLKTIQELNRLLRDEGKIKIIQSENQVCFKLDETQIISRLIEGEFPNYQQVIPEEKKAKLKVKKEPFLQAVKRASLFTTAESLSVKIEVFKDKLVISKIVPEIGEAREEIPVEYGGKEFAIGFNPYYLIDALKNIKEEEIPFELEDPDKPGVIRLPNYIHIVLPMQLV from the coding sequence ATGAAAATCCGTGTAAAAAGAAAGGATTTAATAGAAGCGGTTCAAGCTTTACAAAATGTAGTTTCTACTCGTGTTACCCTACCAGTATTAGCTAATTTTTTAATGGAAACACAAAAAGATACATTAGTTATGATTGCTACAGACTTGGACATCGGCATATCAAAATCGATTCCTGTAGATGTTCAAGAGGAAGGTAAAATTACAGTGCCGGCAAAGAGATTTAGCGAGATAATAAAAGAATTACCCGAAGAAGGTGAAATAAATATTTCTGTCAAGAAAAATAACAGTATTCATATTACCCAAGAAACCTGTTTTTTTAAATTGATGGGCATCCCTGCAGAGGAGTTTCCTAAAATACCTAAAATTGAAAAAGAAGAAGACTTAATTTTAGAACAAAACGAATTAAAGAAGATGTTAGACTTAACCATCTTTGCAGTTTCACATGATGAAGCAAGGTATATTTTAAATGGTATTCTTTTTGATTTTGGAGACAAAGTTTTAAATTTAGTAGCCACCGATGGAAGAAGATTGTCTTTAGTAAATAAAGAGATAGAAAAGACGGGGAGCTTCCAAATGATTGTTCCTTTAAAAACAATCCAAGAACTTAACCGGTTACTTCGAGATGAAGGAAAGATAAAGATTATTCAAAGCGAGAATCAGGTTTGTTTCAAACTGGACGAAACCCAAATCATTTCCCGTTTAATTGAAGGAGAGTTTCCTAATTATCAACAGGTTATTCCTGAAGAGAAAAAGGCTAAACTAAAAGTAAAAAAAGAACCGTTTTTACAAGCTGTTAAACGTGCTAGTTTATTTACTACTGCGGAATCTCTCTCTGTAAAAATTGAGGTCTTTAAAGATAAACTGGTAATTTCAAAAATCGTCCCTGAGATAGGAGAAGCGAGAGAAGAAATTCCTGTGGAATATGGCGGAAAAGAGTTTGCAATTGGATTTAATCCGTATTATTTGATTGATGCCTTGAAAAACATAAAAGAAGAAGAAATTCCTTTTGAGTTGGAAGACCCAGATAAACCGGGAGTAATTAGATTGCCTAACTATATTCATATAGTACTTCCCATGCAGTTAGTTTAA
- the dnaA gene encoding chromosomal replication initiator protein DnaA gives MKEKNKYTVWSLLMEAIQKKIHPRSYETWFSILKPWGLDDNTLIIETPDQFFSEWLKERYGKLLKEALQEIGLGSIKIDFTSLENIETKAENLSANRLKKEEERLRLNPLYTFENFVVGPSNRFAHAASLAVAESPARAYNPLFIYGGVGLGKTHLLQAIAHYIYSKNAQVKMVFISSEDFTNQLITAIQTRTTNKFRERYRNIDVLLIDDIYFIAGKESTQEEFFHTFNALYDAHKQIVLSSDRSPKNIQGLEERLVSRFGWGLVTDIQPPDFETRSAILKKKAELANLEVPQEVIFFISEKIKNNIRDLEGALVRVLAHAQLIDEKISLEMAQKVLKDMIIEEEKKITVDTIQKKVADYFNIRFSDMRTKRRNQAVVLPRQIAMYLSRELTDLSFPDIGMYFGGKDHTTVLHAWNKIRNDLELKKELKEILQRLVEEIKKN, from the coding sequence ATGAAAGAAAAAAATAAATACACTGTCTGGTCTTTATTAATGGAGGCAATTCAAAAAAAGATTCATCCCCGTAGTTATGAAACTTGGTTTTCTATACTTAAACCTTGGGGATTGGATGACAATACTTTAATTATCGAAACCCCTGACCAATTCTTTAGCGAATGGCTCAAAGAACGCTACGGTAAACTGCTCAAAGAAGCATTGCAGGAAATCGGATTGGGGAGTATAAAAATAGATTTTACCTCTTTAGAAAATATAGAAACCAAAGCAGAAAATCTTTCTGCAAACCGTCTTAAAAAAGAGGAGGAGAGATTAAGATTAAATCCCCTGTATACCTTTGAAAATTTTGTGGTCGGACCGAGTAACCGTTTTGCCCACGCAGCTTCTTTAGCTGTCGCGGAATCGCCTGCCAGAGCCTATAATCCGTTATTCATTTACGGAGGAGTGGGCCTTGGGAAAACTCATCTCCTCCAGGCAATTGCTCATTACATCTATAGTAAAAACGCACAGGTAAAGATGGTTTTTATTTCTAGCGAAGATTTTACTAATCAGTTAATAACCGCAATCCAAACACGTACCACGAATAAATTTAGAGAACGTTACCGTAATATTGACGTGTTGCTTATTGACGATATTTACTTTATTGCGGGGAAAGAAAGCACCCAAGAAGAGTTTTTCCATACCTTTAACGCGCTCTACGACGCACATAAACAGATTGTTCTTTCCAGTGACCGTTCTCCCAAAAATATTCAAGGCTTAGAAGAAAGATTAGTTTCCCGATTCGGTTGGGGGTTGGTAACAGATATCCAACCACCGGATTTCGAAACAAGAAGTGCTATTTTAAAGAAAAAAGCGGAGTTGGCTAATTTAGAAGTTCCGCAAGAGGTAATTTTTTTTATTTCCGAAAAGATAAAGAACAACATCCGTGATTTAGAGGGAGCTTTAGTAAGAGTCCTTGCCCATGCTCAATTGATTGATGAAAAGATAAGTTTAGAAATGGCTCAAAAAGTATTAAAAGATATGATTATTGAAGAAGAGAAAAAAATAACAGTTGATACTATTCAGAAGAAGGTTGCAGATTACTTTAATATCCGTTTTTCGGATATGCGGACAAAAAGAAGAAATCAAGCAGTGGTTCTTCCTCGTCAGATTGCCATGTATTTGAGCAGGGAATTGACTGATTTGTCTTTCCCGGATATTGGAATGTACTTTGGGGGTAAAGACCATACAACCGTTCTACATGCTTGGAATAAGATTAGGAATGACTTAGAACTAAAAAAGGAACTTAAAGAAATCTTGCAAAGGTTAGTTGAGGAGATTAAAAAAAATTAA
- the rpmH gene encoding 50S ribosomal protein L34, whose protein sequence is MKKTLKPITILKKKRRHGFRRRMADRWGEKVLSNRRKKGRKRLTV, encoded by the coding sequence ATGAAAAAAACACTTAAGCCCATCACTATTTTGAAGAAAAAAAGAAGACATGGATTTCGAAGGAGAATGGCTGACCGTTGGGGGGAAAAAGTGCTTAGTAACCGAAGAAAAAAAGGAAGAAAACGCCTAACCGTTTAA
- the yidD gene encoding membrane protein insertion efficiency factor YidD, translating to MLKRFLLFCLDLYKDSFSALFPACRFYPSCSVYTKEAIIKRGLVKGLCKGIFRILRCHPLNPGGYDPLEKEG from the coding sequence ATGTTGAAAAGATTTCTGCTCTTCTGTTTAGACCTCTATAAAGATAGTTTTTCGGCTCTATTTCCAGCTTGTCGTTTTTATCCCAGTTGTTCTGTTTACACCAAAGAAGCAATAATTAAAAGAGGGTTGGTAAAGGGGCTCTGTAAGGGAATCTTCCGCATTTTACGCTGTCATCCTTTGAACCCCGGAGGTTACGACCCTTTAGAGAAAGAAGGTTAG
- the yidC gene encoding membrane protein insertase YidC yields the protein MEKKNLIGLLFILLIIFLYPFYLQIFAPQPSPKITKTAVIDFPQEVSIQVVDKEEVKNYDTVHDTVLQNKHLRIECTNKGAGINMIQLIQFNNQQEGNPISIYKNDTYSKKILYFTHPFLNYDLNKAVYAYNESKNGVSYYLLVPGQCLIEKKIILEENTHLLKFNLRLQNLDQKPLPVNVGFVGGQNLKTKEPWEERYWEIAFAQEGKIKHEFFRQIRTSKIYLAPLPWLALKSKYFSQIIVPSSGTTSFTAQRLADNGLEVSVQVPLTILQPGETKEENFLFYFGPLDTRVLHQYNSEWKEIVYYGMFDGIAKFILRILRGGFMLLKNYGLAIIFLSLLVNLFLFPFTWKSMKSMQALQSLQPQIERLRKEYAQDPQRLNKEILGIYQKHKVNPFGGCLPLFLQMPIFVSLYQVLSRAVELKGARFLWIKDLSLPDNLFSFPQKVLFLDSFNLLPLIMVLLMYLQQKKTQVYSPSQKQTTWFMPFFFGFIFYNFPSGLVLYWLVSTLLNLILQGKVHKG from the coding sequence ATGGAGAAAAAAAATCTTATTGGTCTTTTATTTATTCTACTCATTATCTTTCTTTATCCTTTTTACCTCCAGATTTTTGCTCCACAACCCTCTCCCAAGATTACTAAAACCGCAGTAATAGATTTCCCCCAAGAAGTAAGTATTCAAGTAGTTGATAAAGAAGAAGTTAAGAACTATGATACGGTTCATGATACGGTTTTACAAAATAAACATCTGCGTATAGAGTGCACGAACAAGGGGGCAGGGATTAACATGATACAGTTGATACAGTTTAATAATCAACAAGAGGGTAACCCCATAAGTATTTATAAAAACGATACTTATAGTAAAAAGATCCTTTATTTTACCCACCCTTTTCTAAATTACGACTTAAATAAAGCGGTCTATGCTTATAACGAATCTAAAAATGGAGTAAGCTATTATTTATTAGTTCCCGGACAATGCTTAATAGAAAAGAAGATTATTTTAGAGGAAAATACCCATCTGCTAAAGTTTAATTTACGCCTCCAAAACTTAGACCAGAAACCCTTACCGGTGAATGTAGGTTTTGTAGGAGGCCAGAATCTTAAAACCAAAGAACCTTGGGAAGAGCGTTACTGGGAAATCGCTTTTGCTCAAGAAGGGAAAATCAAACATGAGTTTTTCCGCCAAATTCGCACCTCTAAAATTTATTTGGCTCCCCTTCCTTGGTTGGCCTTAAAGAGTAAATATTTTTCTCAAATCATTGTTCCCTCTTCAGGAACCACTTCGTTTACTGCCCAGCGTCTTGCCGATAATGGCTTAGAGGTTTCAGTGCAAGTTCCTTTAACAATTCTTCAACCTGGAGAAACTAAGGAAGAAAATTTTTTGTTTTATTTCGGACCACTTGACACGCGTGTCCTGCATCAATATAATAGTGAATGGAAAGAAATTGTATATTACGGGATGTTTGATGGCATTGCTAAATTTATCCTGCGCATCCTCCGAGGAGGTTTTATGCTTTTAAAGAACTATGGCTTAGCAATCATCTTTCTTTCACTTTTGGTTAACCTTTTTCTTTTCCCTTTCACCTGGAAGAGCATGAAGTCGATGCAAGCCCTCCAGAGCCTTCAGCCTCAGATAGAGCGCTTGCGTAAAGAATATGCACAAGACCCCCAAAGATTAAATAAAGAAATATTAGGGATATACCAAAAACATAAAGTAAATCCTTTTGGAGGATGTCTTCCTTTATTTCTGCAAATGCCTATCTTCGTTTCTCTTTATCAGGTGCTTTCGCGTGCGGTTGAACTGAAAGGAGCAAGATTCCTCTGGATAAAAGACCTTTCGCTTCCTGATAATTTGTTTTCTTTTCCCCAGAAAGTCCTTTTTCTCGACTCCTTTAATTTGCTACCCTTGATTATGGTTTTACTTATGTATCTTCAACAAAAAAAGACACAGGTTTATTCTCCTTCCCAAAAGCAGACTACTTGGTTTATGCCTTTCTTTTTTGGGTTTATTTTTTATAATTTTCCTTCAGGGTTAGTGCTTTATTGGTTAGTGAGCACCTTATTAAATTTAATTTTACAAGGGAAGGTGCATAAAGGTTAA
- a CDS encoding AAA family ATPase encodes MGKIIAICNQKGGVGKTTTCINLSAFLAHAGKKILVIDLDPQGNATSGLGVEKNKLNSSIYQALLGEVKLEEIIQPTTIENLKLVPARLELIGAEVELSRMDKGQFVLQKLLEEAQRNFDFLFIDLPPSLGLLTVNGLTAAHSALIPVQCEYYALEGLSQLLVTLERIKQAFNPTLAIEGILLTMADYRTNLSQEVIAEARQHFGKEVYATVIPRSIRLGEAPGFGKPVFLYAPECVGALKYAELAQEFLLRNTNINLDLNLTSSIS; translated from the coding sequence ATGGGTAAAATAATTGCAATCTGTAATCAAAAAGGAGGAGTGGGAAAGACTACTACCTGCATTAATCTTTCTGCTTTTTTAGCCCATGCAGGTAAAAAAATATTGGTCATAGATTTAGACCCTCAAGGAAATGCCACCAGTGGTTTGGGAGTAGAGAAGAATAAACTAAATTCTTCTATTTATCAGGCACTCTTAGGAGAAGTGAAACTAGAGGAGATTATCCAGCCAACAACCATAGAGAATCTAAAATTAGTTCCTGCGCGCTTAGAGCTCATTGGCGCTGAAGTAGAGTTAAGCAGAATGGATAAAGGGCAGTTTGTTTTGCAAAAATTATTAGAGGAGGCACAAAGGAATTTCGACTTTCTTTTTATTGACCTTCCTCCCTCTCTGGGTCTACTTACGGTGAATGGACTAACTGCTGCCCATTCTGCGCTCATTCCTGTGCAATGTGAATACTATGCATTGGAAGGGTTAAGTCAACTATTGGTAACCTTGGAGAGGATAAAACAGGCGTTTAACCCGACATTAGCCATTGAAGGGATTTTGCTTACCATGGCAGACTATCGCACTAATCTTTCGCAGGAGGTAATTGCTGAGGCCCGTCAGCATTTTGGGAAGGAAGTTTATGCCACTGTAATTCCCCGCAGTATTCGCTTGGGTGAAGCACCCGGTTTTGGGAAACCTGTTTTTCTCTATGCTCCGGAGTGCGTGGGGGCTCTGAAGTATGCAGAGTTAGCCCAAGAATTTCTTTTAAGAAATACGAATATAAACTTAGACCTTAATTTAACCTCATCAATTTCTTAA
- a CDS encoding ParB/RepB/Spo0J family partition protein — MEKRRALGKGLDALIPVSALEKEDTQAIVNIEVKDIVANKYQPRQNFSAPLMRELMASIREKGIIQPIIVRRTPAGYELIAGERRLKAAQELGLTQVPAIIKDIKEEVDLLELALIENLQREDLNPIEEAQAFKRLMEEFGMAQEKIAQIVGKEVVSIVNKLRLLKLPLPVQEKIIQGELSEGHGRAILSLPEPQEQIDFAEEIIAKALSVREAENRVRSLKRKKSKKPVLAHKKDPHLGFWEEELQRLFGTKVKIIHRRERGKIELEYYSLADLERLINLLKKSSS; from the coding sequence ATGGAGAAAAGAAGAGCTTTGGGGAAAGGGCTTGATGCGCTCATTCCTGTTTCGGCTTTAGAGAAAGAAGATACGCAAGCAATAGTAAATATTGAAGTTAAAGACATTGTGGCTAATAAATATCAACCTCGCCAGAATTTCTCTGCACCGCTGATGCGGGAATTAATGGCCTCAATTCGAGAAAAAGGAATTATTCAGCCGATTATTGTGCGCCGTACCCCTGCTGGCTATGAACTGATTGCCGGTGAAAGGCGCTTAAAAGCTGCCCAAGAACTTGGGTTGACGCAAGTACCTGCAATTATTAAAGATATAAAAGAAGAAGTCGACCTTCTGGAGTTAGCCTTGATTGAGAATCTTCAACGTGAGGACCTTAATCCTATTGAAGAAGCCCAGGCATTTAAACGTCTTATGGAAGAATTTGGGATGGCTCAGGAGAAAATTGCCCAGATAGTGGGTAAAGAAGTGGTTTCTATTGTCAATAAACTCCGCTTATTAAAGCTCCCTCTGCCGGTGCAAGAAAAGATTATCCAAGGGGAATTGAGTGAAGGGCATGGCCGGGCAATCCTTTCTCTCCCCGAGCCTCAAGAACAGATAGATTTTGCCGAAGAAATCATCGCCAAAGCGCTTTCGGTGCGGGAAGCGGAAAATAGAGTAAGGAGTTTAAAAAGAAAAAAGAGCAAGAAGCCAGTTTTAGCACATAAAAAAGACCCGCACTTAGGATTTTGGGAAGAGGAATTACAGCGTCTTTTTGGTACCAAAGTCAAGATTATTCATCGTCGGGAACGAGGTAAAATTGAGTTAGAATATTATTCTCTTGCGGATTTGGAAAGGCTGATTAATCTCTTGAAGAAAAGCAGCAGTTAA
- a CDS encoding nucleoside-diphosphate kinase: MTEQTLVIIKPDGLKKSLTGNILTRLSETKLEIIGAKVLRVSRELAESHYAHMKDKPFFEDLIKYIQGEFHERRKVMALVYWGEGAIGKVREICGATNPEEADPTTIRGAYGRITTKGVYENVIHASRDNQEAEREIKLWFLPEELIVEVYPTKIIEEKVKKRVWA, encoded by the coding sequence ATGACGGAGCAGACTTTGGTGATTATTAAACCCGATGGCTTGAAAAAATCGCTTACGGGTAATATTCTTACCCGTCTTTCAGAGACGAAGTTAGAAATCATCGGGGCGAAAGTTCTCAGAGTTTCCCGTGAGCTGGCAGAGAGTCACTATGCCCATATGAAAGACAAACCCTTTTTTGAAGACTTGATTAAATATATCCAAGGAGAATTTCACGAAAGACGCAAGGTCATGGCTTTAGTTTATTGGGGAGAAGGGGCGATTGGGAAAGTGCGCGAAATCTGCGGGGCTACCAACCCCGAGGAAGCAGACCCCACAACCATCAGAGGAGCATACGGTAGAATCACCACCAAGGGAGTTTATGAAAATGTAATTCATGCTTCTCGGGATAATCAAGAAGCAGAAAGAGAAATAAAACTTTGGTTTTTACCCGAAGAACTTATTGTAGAAGTTTACCCTACAAAAATAATTGAGGAAAAAGTTAAAAAGCGAGTTTGGGCATAA
- a CDS encoding YicC family protein codes for MTGFSKATGKIKGGVLSVEIKSFNHRFFEVTTRLPQELLIYEEEIKRRLKERIRRGSINVLFIYFSPQGNIKSVNLDERVVKQYTQIAKLLSKKIGLRGEWGISDFLNLPGVLVCEEKHIDLSKEWGECRKVLDKAIDKLLVSKEKEGRVLLKDVLANIQSAENSLKKIQMRTKHNVGEFKRKIQLKCQALAGLTLTKEKLMEETSLFLRNTDISEEIVRVRGHLVEMRNLLKKEEEVGRKLDFMAQEAFREANTIGAKANDYLISHEVVLIKSYVEKIREQVQNLE; via the coding sequence ATGACCGGCTTTAGTAAAGCAACAGGAAAAATCAAAGGGGGTGTTTTGAGTGTAGAGATAAAATCTTTCAACCATCGTTTTTTTGAAGTTACTACCCGGCTCCCTCAAGAACTATTAATTTACGAAGAAGAAATAAAACGTCGGCTTAAAGAAAGAATCCGTCGTGGTTCAATCAATGTTCTCTTTATTTATTTTTCTCCTCAAGGGAATATAAAGTCTGTGAATTTGGATGAGAGGGTGGTTAAACAATATACTCAAATAGCCAAATTGCTCTCTAAAAAAATAGGTTTGAGAGGAGAGTGGGGAATAAGCGACTTCTTGAATCTGCCCGGGGTTTTGGTATGCGAAGAAAAGCACATAGATTTGAGTAAGGAGTGGGGAGAGTGTAGAAAAGTTTTAGATAAAGCGATAGACAAACTGCTTGTTTCTAAAGAAAAAGAAGGCAGGGTGTTACTTAAAGATGTTTTGGCGAATATACAATCTGCAGAAAATTCTTTAAAGAAGATTCAAATGCGCACAAAGCACAATGTAGGTGAATTTAAAAGAAAGATACAATTAAAGTGCCAGGCATTAGCCGGTTTAACCCTTACCAAAGAAAAACTAATGGAAGAAACAAGTCTTTTCTTACGGAATACCGATATTTCTGAAGAGATAGTGCGTGTTCGAGGACACCTCGTGGAAATGCGGAATTTATTAAAGAAAGAAGAAGAAGTGGGAAGGAAGCTTGATTTTATGGCCCAAGAGGCTTTTCGCGAAGCTAATACCATCGGTGCGAAAGCCAACGATTATCTTATTTCCCATGAGGTGGTTTTGATAAAGTCGTATGTGGAAAAGATTCGCGAACAGGTGCAGAATTTAGAATGA
- a CDS encoding DUF370 domain-containing protein: MKILDIGFNNSVVLDKVVAVVSSEAAPMKRLRAEAKRQGKLIDATNGRKTRAIIITTSDHVILSGINPETLAERIRA, translated from the coding sequence ATGAAAATTTTGGACATTGGGTTTAACAATTCGGTTGTTTTAGACAAGGTAGTGGCAGTAGTTTCTTCAGAGGCTGCTCCGATGAAGAGACTTCGGGCAGAGGCAAAACGCCAAGGTAAACTCATTGATGCCACCAACGGAAGAAAAACAAGGGCAATAATCATTACCACTTCTGACCATGTAATTCTTTCAGGAATTAATCCCGAAACCTTGGCAGAGAGAATTAGAGCGTAA
- the gmk gene encoding guanylate kinase — translation MKRKGLLFVISGPSGCGKTTLGEEIISGNKNLVRSVSVTTRPPRRGERRGKAYFFVNDKEFMELKKRNKLLEWAKVFGYFYGTPREFVVRKISQGKDVVLIIDVQGAMQVKKKFPHAVFIFIAPPSLQALRERLKKRGLDSSSEIEKRLRQAKKEMEFKREYNYILINDDLDVAKKILNAIITLERLNKK, via the coding sequence ATGAAGAGGAAAGGTTTACTTTTTGTGATTTCCGGACCCTCGGGATGCGGGAAGACTACCTTGGGAGAGGAGATTATTTCTGGGAATAAGAATCTGGTACGTTCTGTTTCGGTAACTACCCGTCCACCGCGTCGGGGGGAAAGAAGAGGTAAGGCATACTTTTTTGTAAATGACAAAGAGTTTATGGAATTAAAAAAGAGAAACAAACTCCTTGAGTGGGCGAAAGTTTTCGGTTATTTTTATGGAACGCCCCGCGAATTTGTGGTAAGGAAAATTAGCCAAGGCAAAGATGTTGTTTTGATTATCGATGTTCAAGGTGCAATGCAGGTAAAGAAAAAATTTCCTCACGCGGTATTCATTTTTATCGCCCCACCCTCTTTGCAGGCCTTGAGAGAAAGACTAAAAAAAAGAGGATTGGATTCTTCTTCAGAGATAGAAAAACGCCTACGTCAGGCAAAGAAGGAGATGGAGTTTAAAAGAGAATATAATTATATTTTGATAAACGATGATTTGGATGTTGCCAAGAAAATACTTAATGCTATTATTACCTTAGAGAGGCTTAATAAAAAATAA
- the rpoZ gene encoding DNA-directed RNA polymerase subunit omega, with protein sequence MSYVPIEKILKNVGSIYKAVNLASKRAVELNEGAPKLANIESSKISTIALEEIIQGKISYKKTKQGEK encoded by the coding sequence ATGTCTTATGTGCCTATAGAAAAGATTCTCAAAAACGTAGGGAGCATTTATAAAGCAGTTAACTTGGCGAGTAAACGTGCTGTAGAATTAAATGAAGGAGCTCCCAAGTTGGCAAATATCGAGTCTTCTAAAATTTCTACCATTGCCTTGGAAGAAATTATCCAAGGTAAAATTAGCTATAAAAAGACTAAACAGGGGGAGAAATGA
- a CDS encoding phosphopantothenoylcysteine decarboxylase: MKKVHLLITAGPTREPLDPVRFISNYSTGTLGYILAEEAKKEGYSVTLISGPTHLKPPQGVKFIAINTASEMYKEVKKHFSSCDCLIMTAAVCDFRVVKPARNKIKKGSSKNLILRLVKNPDILYEMGRRKKDKILIGFSLETTNLIKHAQEKLKKKNLDLIIAQKLGRNTFGEGSITPLIIYREGVLKKSAPCSKLGFSKRLLKEINTLTFKKLSAKLSQK, translated from the coding sequence ATGAAGAAGGTGCATCTTCTCATTACTGCTGGTCCCACCCGTGAACCCCTTGACCCGGTGAGATTTATTTCTAATTATTCCACAGGAACTTTGGGTTATATTTTGGCAGAGGAGGCTAAAAAAGAGGGTTATAGCGTTACTTTAATTAGTGGTCCTACGCATTTGAAACCTCCTCAGGGCGTAAAATTTATTGCTATAAATACTGCCTCCGAAATGTATAAAGAAGTAAAAAAACATTTTTCTTCCTGCGACTGCCTCATTATGACTGCAGCGGTATGTGATTTTCGCGTGGTAAAACCAGCAAGGAATAAAATCAAAAAAGGTAGTTCTAAAAATTTGATTTTAAGATTGGTTAAAAACCCCGATATCCTCTATGAGATGGGTAGAAGGAAAAAGGATAAGATTTTGATTGGTTTTTCCTTGGAAACCACTAACCTAATTAAGCATGCTCAAGAAAAGTTAAAAAAGAAAAATTTAGATTTAATTATTGCCCAGAAATTGGGCAGAAATACCTTCGGAGAGGGAAGTATTACCCCCTTGATTATTTACAGAGAAGGTGTGCTTAAGAAAAGTGCTCCTTGTTCTAAGCTTGGGTTTTCTAAGCGCCTCCTTAAGGAGATAAATACCTTGACTTTTAAGAAGTTAAGTGCTAAATTATCCCAAAAATAA